One genomic segment of Rivularia sp. PCC 7116 includes these proteins:
- a CDS encoding DUF3137 domain-containing protein, with translation MSSTLNTLIEGVSEIQRGNFSTAIELLEEYCQNYQADSEGNYSEYIYAQQHIVKAYGYLGDKSKAIERTKELAINGHPQIKKWAKRVLAYLSPEAYQSLPQEVIEGDNQPLWDSESAKLVLHSVNDYLEFGSNSHVVETLETACENLKFNTKEHLYAQVLLIEAYHSNGQSKNAVALCNQLLNSKHYVTRLLANQYLLSLSKHQWIRKRNSEKETELLTSTQASVIYQQGYNALIDKNYAEVFEIFEQYCEKTLPGTSEYLQASKYLIHFYQNSGELELAISLCIKLITSKDKLSQRWAKELLYTDLFREHPPENLIETQILPLPIESVDKSSSVDKQFQDSTQKPVSKLFRLRTLDEFEEFYQHNLLKVLKIFEARRKQAIATIIICNITALAILSFILLYPSLIYFFLVFIFATLYLLFYQSTFKAFTYKFDDNLIHKIYEFIDTDKNLTKSVVYSDEDNSLTLAHLANSQLINDFFEPNYIEQNNLITGIINNVDIRLSTVDISSNTIQPWNKVFNITRNLDAIASVPIISVLAAILLFTLRLLKGIPYIFTRMVNGKNLNFQRFKIEILENKNYSHQVFTGLFFTAKLNKKSQPITVIKPKLPNNAINLLDDEEKQLVEIDNSEFNYLFSVYSEDQIQARRILSNSLIEKLVRFHQKTNKNIYISFVGKMIYVAIEYPEGIFEPNLFRSILRFAPLRKYFEAIQLILRIIEEIDKSVNTGI, from the coding sequence ATGTCATCTACCTTAAATACACTTATCGAAGGTGTAAGTGAAATTCAGCGTGGAAATTTTTCTACTGCTATAGAATTATTAGAAGAATATTGTCAAAATTATCAAGCAGATTCCGAAGGTAACTACTCGGAATACATTTACGCTCAACAGCACATAGTTAAAGCTTACGGTTATCTTGGAGACAAATCAAAAGCAATTGAGCGTACTAAAGAATTAGCAATCAACGGACATCCTCAAATCAAAAAATGGGCTAAACGAGTACTTGCTTATCTGTCTCCGGAAGCTTATCAATCGCTCCCCCAGGAAGTAATTGAAGGTGACAATCAACCCCTTTGGGATAGTGAATCTGCAAAACTGGTTTTACATTCAGTAAATGACTATTTAGAATTCGGAAGTAATTCTCATGTTGTAGAAACTTTAGAAACAGCTTGCGAAAATCTCAAGTTTAATACCAAAGAGCATTTATACGCACAAGTTTTATTAATTGAAGCTTACCACTCCAACGGACAATCAAAAAATGCAGTCGCACTTTGCAATCAACTGCTCAACAGCAAGCATTATGTAACTAGATTACTTGCAAATCAATATTTATTGTCTTTATCAAAACATCAATGGATAAGAAAAAGGAATTCGGAAAAAGAAACAGAATTATTAACTTCTACACAAGCATCGGTGATTTATCAACAAGGATATAATGCGTTGATAGATAAAAATTACGCTGAGGTATTTGAAATATTTGAACAATATTGCGAAAAAACTTTACCGGGAACTAGTGAATATCTACAAGCTAGTAAATATTTAATTCATTTTTATCAAAATAGTGGAGAGCTAGAGCTAGCTATTTCGCTCTGTATCAAGTTAATCACGAGTAAAGATAAACTCAGTCAAAGATGGGCTAAAGAATTATTATATACCGATTTGTTTCGCGAACATCCACCTGAAAATCTTATTGAAACCCAGATTTTACCTTTACCAATAGAAAGTGTTGATAAATCATCTTCCGTAGATAAACAGTTTCAAGATTCAACTCAAAAGCCTGTTTCTAAATTATTTCGCTTAAGAACACTTGATGAATTTGAGGAATTTTATCAGCACAACTTACTTAAAGTTTTAAAAATATTTGAAGCTCGACGTAAGCAAGCAATCGCAACAATCATAATTTGTAATATTACTGCTCTTGCAATCCTATCCTTTATTCTTTTATATCCTTCGTTAATTTATTTTTTCCTTGTCTTCATATTTGCTACATTGTACTTGTTATTTTATCAGTCTACTTTTAAAGCTTTTACTTATAAGTTTGATGATAATCTAATTCACAAAATATACGAATTTATTGATACAGATAAAAATTTAACCAAATCAGTCGTATACTCTGATGAAGATAACAGCCTAACTCTTGCCCATCTAGCTAACAGTCAACTTATAAATGATTTTTTTGAACCTAACTACATCGAGCAAAATAATTTAATAACTGGAATCATAAATAATGTAGATATTAGGTTGTCAACAGTTGACATTAGTTCTAATACTATTCAACCTTGGAATAAAGTTTTTAATATCACTAGAAACCTAGATGCTATCGCATCAGTACCGATAATTTCCGTTTTAGCAGCAATATTATTGTTTACTCTTCGGCTACTTAAGGGAATACCCTATATATTTACTCGAATGGTAAACGGTAAAAACTTGAATTTTCAACGTTTTAAGATTGAAATATTAGAAAATAAAAATTACAGTCATCAAGTATTTACAGGTTTATTTTTCACTGCCAAATTAAACAAAAAATCGCAGCCAATAACAGTAATTAAACCAAAGTTACCAAATAATGCTATAAACTTGCTAGATGACGAAGAAAAGCAACTTGTGGAAATTGATAATTCAGAATTTAATTATTTATTTTCAGTGTACAGTGAAGACCAAATACAAGCAAGAAGAATTTTATCAAACAGTTTAATAGAAAAACTTGTTAGGTTTCATCAAAAAACTAACAAAAATATTTATATTTCTTTTGTTGGTAAGATGATATACGTTGCCATAGAATATCCAGAAGGAATCTTTGAACCAAACTTATTTAGAAGTATACTCAGATTTGCACCTTTACGGAAGTATTTTGAAGCGATTCAGTTAATACTGAGGATTATAGAAGAGATAGATAAGTCAGTAAATACTGGTATTTAA
- a CDS encoding Na(+)/H(+) antiporter subunit B: MNSKWIYVIAGLALFVKMLLVSNPEADSSISIVQAVVQDSGVPNAVSGIIFRNRLYDTIFEVVVFTIAIMGATYMLANERPFCAIYHFSDRPSIILARLGATIAALVGIELAIRGHLSPGGGFAAGVAGGTAIGLVAITSSPEWMQSLYKKWHASKWEKISVLIFIVLSVIKLSGFELPFGEFGTLFSGGVLPLLNFLVAIKVALGSWAVILTFIHYRGIL, from the coding sequence ATGAATAGCAAATGGATTTACGTAATAGCTGGATTAGCGCTGTTCGTTAAAATGTTGCTCGTATCTAATCCAGAGGCAGATTCTTCAATTTCTATTGTTCAGGCTGTGGTACAAGATAGCGGAGTACCTAACGCAGTATCGGGAATCATCTTTCGGAATCGGCTTTACGACACCATTTTTGAAGTAGTGGTATTTACAATTGCCATCATGGGAGCCACCTATATGCTGGCTAACGAAAGACCATTTTGTGCAATTTATCATTTCAGCGACAGACCTTCAATAATATTAGCTAGATTGGGTGCAACAATTGCAGCCTTAGTAGGAATTGAATTAGCAATTCGCGGACATTTAAGTCCCGGTGGTGGTTTTGCTGCTGGAGTAGCTGGTGGTACAGCAATTGGTTTGGTAGCGATTACCTCCTCACCCGAATGGATGCAGTCACTTTATAAAAAATGGCACGCTTCTAAATGGGAGAAGATTTCTGTATTGATATTTATTGTCTTGTCTGTAATTAAGCTGTCAGGATTTGAACTACCTTTTGGTGAATTCGGTACCTTATTTAGTGGTGGAGTTCTGCCATTATTGAATTTCTTGGTTGCAATCAAAGTAGCTTTAGGTTCTTGGGCAGTGATTTTAACCTTTATTCACTATCGAGGGATATTGTAA
- a CDS encoding DUF4040 domain-containing protein: MNNNLDFYLYIIIALLPLTSCLVIFQVNPYHALALRGILGAIAALVYAVLGAADVALTEALMGTLLAITLYAVAVRSSLVLRVGVLADAVHHLETEPAFLELTADFRKILNQRHMRLELVPYNDINALQRALTEKEIHATCTHNLDLDIPLRTTIRIQRIYDILRAELTCPNTVLSYANVIDVNLLRLEKQH, translated from the coding sequence ATGAACAATAACCTAGATTTTTATCTATATATTATTATTGCCCTACTTCCCTTAACCTCCTGCTTGGTAATATTTCAAGTTAATCCCTACCATGCATTAGCTTTAAGAGGAATTTTAGGTGCGATCGCTGCTTTGGTATATGCAGTTTTAGGTGCTGCCGATGTAGCTTTAACCGAAGCTTTGATGGGTACTTTATTAGCAATTACTTTGTATGCAGTTGCAGTACGCTCCTCTTTAGTATTGCGTGTGGGAGTACTTGCAGATGCAGTCCATCATCTAGAAACAGAACCAGCTTTTCTGGAATTAACCGCTGACTTCCGAAAGATTTTAAATCAGCGTCACATGCGGTTGGAATTAGTTCCTTATAACGATATCAACGCTTTACAGCGAGCTTTAACCGAAAAAGAAATTCACGCAACCTGTACTCATAATCTAGATTTAGATATACCTCTACGAACCACAATTCGTATCCAACGTATTTACGATATCTTGCGAGCCGAGCTTACATGCCCCAATACGGTTTTGAGCTATGCAAATGTAATTGATGTAAATTTACTAAGATTGGAGAAACAACATTGA
- a CDS encoding monovalent cation/H(+) antiporter subunit G, with the protein MINILSYVLISIGIFFWFWGTFPLMGKRSVLFKLHSLSVADTLGSIAIVCGLLLKKTAEWPLLVLAIITLAIWNTMLGYVLAYCSGEGDSNEQ; encoded by the coding sequence ATGATAAATATACTTAGCTATGTACTTATAAGTATCGGAATTTTCTTTTGGTTTTGGGGAACTTTCCCTTTGATGGGGAAACGTTCAGTTTTATTCAAATTACACAGTCTTTCCGTCGCAGATACTCTTGGTTCAATTGCTATTGTTTGCGGATTGCTGTTGAAAAAAACCGCAGAATGGCCTTTACTTGTTCTTGCTATTATTACCTTAGCAATTTGGAATACGATGCTTGGTTACGTTTTAGCTTACTGTTCCGGTGAAGGAGATAGTAATGAACAATAA
- a CDS encoding Na+/H+ antiporter subunit E: MVGNFILRLAIWFLLTSDLSPANIIIGVIIALILPRGYPSREKLKDWLTVLGKILLAIPQAYIEAFEIIIRPHNYEDVILEEIPPNRSARLIFLDIFLITFTPKTIVYKYRKDGWYEVHRVLPKKAIKS, from the coding sequence ATGGTTGGGAATTTCATATTAAGACTTGCTATTTGGTTTTTGCTTACATCCGATTTGAGTCCAGCAAACATCATTATCGGTGTAATTATTGCGCTAATTTTACCTCGCGGTTATCCATCCCGAGAAAAATTAAAAGATTGGTTAACTGTATTAGGAAAAATATTGTTAGCCATTCCCCAAGCTTATATTGAAGCTTTTGAAATTATTATTCGTCCCCACAATTACGAAGATGTAATCTTAGAGGAAATACCACCAAATCGTTCTGCAAGACTAATATTTTTAGATATCTTTCTCATTACCTTTACTCCAAAAACAATCGTTTATAAATACCGCAAAGATGGCTGGTATGAAGTCCACCGGGTGTTACCAAAAAAGGCTATTAAATCATGA